A stretch of Candidatus Nitrosotenuis cloacae DNA encodes these proteins:
- a CDS encoding minichromosome maintenance protein MCM: MAQETQTQAALIDQIQNFLASFKDKSGSFRYVEEIDQMMAKQAKYIVVDYNDVVSQREIEVKFNSSPDEVLYAFSRAVKNILEERFPDYAKKISDDIRVRIANYPIQRSLRQINAEVIGRMTSVSGMVVRSSEVKPLAKSVLYKCPEGHITEVPLERGLTLYTPTKCSHDKCTHRDLRIDPENSKFIDFQIVRLQELPEDLPPGQLPHYIDVTIKQDLVDNARPGDRIILTGIVRIEQEQITGTRIHSGLHRLRIEGNNIEFLGGRGTKNSRRSEREEISPEEEKIIKSLARTSDIYDRLIASFAPHIQGSAIIKESILLLIVGSTQRVLQDGTKIRGDINVFLVGDPGTAKSEMLKFCARIAPRGLYTSGRGSTAAGLTAAVVRDKTGIMMLEAGAVVLGDQGLVCIDEFDKMKPEDRSALHEVMEQQSASIAKGGIVATLNARTSILAAANPMYGKYDPFKNITENVALPIPLLTRFDLIFVVRDIPSKEKDRNIAQHIIGLHKRSSSDNRSLIDVDIFTKYLAYCKRSDPLLTPEAEEKILEYYLKMRNVESEEMITVTPRQLGGLVRLATARARLLQKDQVDGEDAERAIFLIQSMLEDAGVDVNTGKVDLGVLQGRPHSEVSKLQLFMDVLKSLEGDGKAAVEEKTFIKELVKTGKFTEEEARSFLRRMLREASIYESKPGHYNRV, translated from the coding sequence ATGGCGCAGGAAACACAGACTCAGGCAGCCCTGATTGATCAGATACAGAACTTCCTTGCCTCATTTAAGGACAAGTCCGGCTCGTTCAGGTATGTTGAGGAGATAGACCAGATGATGGCAAAGCAGGCAAAGTACATTGTAGTTGACTACAACGACGTGGTGTCGCAAAGAGAGATAGAAGTCAAGTTTAACTCAAGTCCGGACGAGGTGCTTTACGCATTTTCGCGTGCAGTAAAGAACATCTTGGAAGAAAGGTTCCCAGACTATGCAAAAAAGATCTCAGATGACATACGAGTAAGAATTGCAAACTATCCAATCCAGAGGAGCCTGCGTCAGATAAACGCCGAGGTGATAGGCAGGATGACAAGCGTATCTGGAATGGTGGTACGTTCCTCTGAGGTAAAGCCGCTTGCAAAAAGCGTGCTGTACAAGTGTCCTGAGGGCCACATCACAGAGGTTCCGCTGGAAAGAGGGTTGACACTCTACACGCCGACCAAGTGCTCACATGACAAGTGCACTCACCGCGACCTGAGGATTGATCCTGAGAACAGCAAGTTCATCGACTTTCAGATAGTAAGGTTGCAGGAACTCCCCGAGGATCTTCCACCAGGACAGCTTCCGCACTATATTGACGTAACAATAAAGCAGGATCTTGTGGACAACGCAAGGCCAGGCGACAGAATCATACTTACTGGTATCGTCCGAATAGAGCAGGAGCAGATAACTGGAACTAGAATCCACAGCGGCCTGCACCGACTGAGAATCGAGGGAAACAACATCGAGTTCCTCGGAGGCAGAGGAACCAAAAACTCCAGGAGATCCGAAAGGGAGGAGATCTCGCCAGAAGAGGAAAAAATAATCAAGTCGCTTGCGCGAACGTCTGACATTTACGACCGACTGATCGCCTCGTTTGCGCCGCACATCCAAGGTTCTGCAATAATAAAAGAATCAATACTGTTGCTTATAGTCGGCTCCACCCAAAGGGTGCTGCAGGACGGCACAAAGATTAGAGGTGACATCAACGTGTTCCTTGTAGGTGACCCTGGAACTGCGAAGAGCGAAATGCTCAAATTCTGCGCAAGGATTGCGCCAAGGGGTCTGTACACATCCGGCAGGGGTTCAACTGCTGCAGGACTTACTGCGGCAGTGGTGCGCGACAAAACCGGAATTATGATGTTGGAGGCCGGAGCTGTGGTATTGGGCGATCAAGGTTTAGTTTGTATCGACGAGTTTGACAAGATGAAGCCCGAGGACCGAAGCGCCCTGCACGAGGTGATGGAGCAGCAGTCAGCAAGCATCGCAAAGGGAGGAATAGTTGCAACGCTCAACGCAAGGACATCAATTTTGGCTGCGGCAAACCCGATGTATGGAAAATATGATCCGTTCAAAAACATCACAGAAAACGTGGCGCTTCCAATCCCACTTTTGACAAGATTTGACCTCATATTCGTGGTGCGCGACATTCCGTCAAAGGAAAAGGACAGAAACATCGCGCAGCACATCATCGGGCTGCACAAGCGCTCGTCATCTGACAACCGATCTCTTATCGACGTTGACATTTTCACAAAATACCTCGCATACTGCAAGAGATCCGATCCTCTGCTGACCCCAGAAGCAGAAGAAAAGATACTGGAATACTATCTAAAGATGAGAAACGTCGAATCAGAGGAAATGATCACAGTAACTCCAAGGCAGCTTGGGGGGCTGGTCAGACTTGCCACTGCAAGGGCAAGGCTGCTCCAAAAGGACCAAGTCGACGGCGAGGATGCGGAGAGGGCGATATTTCTCATCCAGAGCATGCTTGAAGATGCGGGAGTGGACGTCAATACCGGAAAGGTGGATCTTGGGGTGCTGCAGGGTAGGCCGCACAGCGAGGTCTCAAAGCTGCAACTGTTCATGGACGTCCTAAAGTCACTGGAAGGCGACGGCAAGGCCGCAGTTGAGGAAAAAACGTTCATCAAGGAACTCGTCAAGACCGGCAAGTTCACAGAAGAAGAGGCAAGAAGCTTCCTTAGGAGAATGCTGCGGGAGGCATCAATTTATGAATCCAAGCCAGGCCACTATAACCGTGTATGA
- a CDS encoding DNA replication complex GINS family protein codes for MKINDLLQVYSIGYATQDVKTVINHDFKVNVSNITIDGKQGEVLNLPRWVSQTLESEKHAEIQESDMGVELTQSISKENFQGEELSHIDPDFYIRVTGYIARQSDKEKDKLESLLKTLIRKRLGKLIPMANSMELTADMAKKLSIEERALYNQVHEHSTDFVDQIFGER; via the coding sequence TTGAAAATAAACGACCTCTTGCAGGTTTATTCAATAGGGTATGCCACGCAGGACGTAAAGACTGTCATAAATCATGATTTCAAGGTAAATGTATCAAACATTACAATCGACGGAAAGCAGGGCGAGGTGCTGAACCTTCCTCGCTGGGTCTCGCAGACTCTGGAATCGGAAAAGCATGCAGAGATCCAAGAATCGGACATGGGAGTAGAACTTACGCAGTCAATCTCAAAGGAGAACTTTCAGGGAGAAGAGCTGTCCCACATTGATCCGGACTTTTACATCCGGGTCACCGGATACATTGCAAGGCAGTCAGACAAGGAAAAGGACAAACTGGAAAGCCTGCTTAAGACGCTAATTCGAAAAAGACTAGGAAAGCTCATCCCGATGGCAAACTCCATGGAACTTACGGCGGACATGGCAAAGAAACTATCCATCGAGGAGAGGGCGTTATACAACCAGGTCCACGAACACAGTACCGATTTTGTAGATCAGATATTTGGTGAAAGGTAA